The genome window ACGTTGGCCCCGCCGAAGTCCGGGCGGGTGATCAGCCCCGACGCGGTCTTGATGAACTCTTCCGGCGAGGCGTCGACCGCCGTGTACTCCCCCTCCAGGCCCAGGGCTCGGAGGGCGGCGTTGTGCATGGCCGGTGAGAGGCTGGCGGCGACCGGCCGTCCGAACAGGTAGTAGCGCTTACTCATCGCTGCTCACCGGGCTCCGATCGCTGCTCACCGGGCTCCGTCTGAACCCGGGCTCCCAGGGAGGCAAGATCCGCCCAGAAGCCCGGATACGAGACACCGGCCGCGTCGGCGCCGGTGATGGTCACGCGGCGGTTGGAGCCGATGGCGGCCACGGCGGCGGCCATCGCCAAGCGGTGGTCGCCTGAGCAGTCAAAGACCTCGAGTCCATCGACGGCCCCCCGGCCCTCGATGACCAGGCCGTCGGGGGTCACCTCGGCCCGCCCCCCGGCCAGCCGGACGAGGCGGGCCGTGCCCTCGATCCGGT of Bacillota bacterium contains these proteins:
- the aroE gene encoding shikimate dehydrogenase (AroE; catalyzes the conversion of shikimate to 3-dehydroshikimate) — encoded protein: MSKRYYLFGRPVAASLSPAMHNAALRALGLEGEYTAVDASPEEFIKTASGLITRPDFGGANVTIPHKRAAIGLCVSLSPDAEAAGAVNTLVARAATGQGVTGH